TCACTTCCGCCTGCGGCATTCCGTCGTCGGCGCAGGCGACTGGTTCTGAGGAGGAGACCCGGGCCGTGACGATAGTTCCCTCAGCGCCACTGGAATGCGCAGCCGGCGAGACCTGGCCAGATTGAGGCCACAGTAAGAGCATCGACGCGACTGTCGCCAGCAGGATGACCCCAACAATTGCCGAAAGAGTGACCGGGAGAATCCAACGGCGAGAGATGGAAACAGATTCAGCGTCGCTCATACAACCAATCTAATGAAGCTCGTTGCTCACCGCGGGCTGCTCGGTCTGCCAGCCGCAGATCGTCACGACTTCTTCGCGCGGGCGTTCCCGTCGCCGAGAATGACCTCGCCTCTGGCGACGACCCCCTACTGACGCTCGGCGATCAGCTCGATGATGCTGCGTTTGCGCGATCGAACGGCAGATCGGGCGTAACCGAGGCGCCTGCTCGACCAAAGCCGCCGAGCTTTTCCACCGCGAAATCGAGCAGCGCCGATGCGCGGGGCGTGAGGTTCATGTCCTCAGGCCAAATCCCCACCATGTGGGTGATCGTGACTGGTGGGTCGAGGGGTCGAATGACAAAGGGACGCCCCTCGGGGCCGGTCGAAAGCCGGTTGGGCCGTGACATCAGGAGACCGTAGCCGAGGCCCCGGCCCACGAGCGCCTCGACCAGTCCGATCTCGGACACGCTGACAGCGATCTTGGGTTCGAGACCGCGCGCAGCGAACGCGTCGATGACGTTGACCGTGCCGGGCGTCGCATAGAACTGGATGAACGGCTCGTCGGCAAGGTCCGAGAGATCAACGGTGTCAGCGGATGCGAGGGGATGCTCCGGATGCAGATGGACCTCGAGCTCGGTGGCGTAGATCTTGCGCCGGCGGTACCCGACCGGCAGAGACACGTCGAGTAGGAGGGCGACATCGAGGTGACCCGCCTCGAGGGCAGAAAGGAGCTCTTCATTCGTGCCCACCATGACCTCGAGCTGCACTCCCGGGTGGCGCTGGGGAAAGCCCTCGAGTAGCTCGGGCACCACGCTCGTGGCGAACGTCGAGTAGCAGCCGAGTTTCACCGGGCCCCGGAGCTCGTCTCCTTGTCCCATGCCGAGCAGCAGCTCTCGCGTGTCCGTGACAATCTGGCGGGCCTGCGCGGCGAATTGCTGGCCAGTCGGGGTGAGGGTGAGCCCACGCGCCTTGCGGCGCACGCACAATTGCTCGCCGACTGCACGTTCAATGGCGGTGACGGCCTGTGACAGCGCGGATTCCGAGATATGCAGATGGGCCGCGGCTGCACTGAGCGTGGTGAAATTCGGGAGCGCCGCGAACAGTTCAAGCTGCCTCAGACTCACGTCGGACACGGCCACCTCTTCTCGCGGAAACATCTTCAGTTTAGCCAAAGTACATCTTCATATTACTGTGATTTACATGTAGAGATGGGCCCCTCAGTATTGACACGAACAGCTTCCCAATCCCCGTGTGCTGGAGGGGCAACAATGACGTTAGGGACAACGATGACCGCTTCACTTTCCCCCGGGAAACCAAACTCTCAGCGCCGGATCGCCTTCGCGACAATCATCGGCACGACGATCGAGTGGTACGACTTCTTCATCTACGCGATGAGCGCGAGCCTCGTGTTCGCGCAGCTCTTCTTCCAGCCTGCGGGCGAAGAGATCGGGCTGCTGCTCTCATTTGCGACGGTCGGCATCTCGTTCCTGTTCCGCCCACTCGGAGCATTCCTCGCCGGACACTTCGGCGACATCATTGGACGGCGCGCAATGCTGGTCCTCACGCTCGTACTGATGGGTGTGGCGACGACGCTGATCGGCCTGCTGCCCACCTACTCGCAGATCGGCGTCACCGCACCGATCCTGCTGCTCTTCCTGCGCATCCTTCAGGGTCTCTCGGCCGGCGGCGAATGGGGCGGCGCGGTCCTCATGGCCGTTGAGCACGCCCCGGCGAACCGTCGCGGTCGCGCAGGATCCTGGCCGCAGCTTGGAGTCCCGCTCGGCTTCCTGCTCGCATCGGGCATGACGGCCCTAATGACCGGTGTCATCTCACCGGGTGAGGCCTACCTCGAGTGGGGATGGCGCGTGCCGTTCCTGCTCAGCGTCGTGCTCATTGTTGTCGGCTTCGTCGTGCGCCGTTCGGTCGACGAGAGCCCGGTGTTTGCGGAGATCGCCAAGCGCGGCAAGCAGGCCAGTGTTCCGATCGTGTCGCTTTTCAAAAGCCACTGGCACCTCGTGTTGCTTGCAGCACTCGTGTTCGCCGGGAACGGCACGCTCGGGTACATGACCACCGGCGGGTTCCTGAACAACTATGCGATCAACGTGCAGGGCTTGAACACTCCAGTAGTGCTGCTCGCCGCATCAGCCGCCGCGGTCGTGTGGTTCTTCTCGACCCTCCTTGCGGGGTACCTGTCCGATGTGATCGGGCGACGAAACACCTTCCTGGTCGGCTTCGCGTTGCAGGCGGCTATCGTCTTCCCGATCTTCTGGCTCGTCGACAACGGAGGGCTGCCCGGGCTCTACACGGCACTCATTCTCATCTCGTCCGCTCTCGGGCTCACCTATGGCCCGCTAGCGGCCTGGTACTCAGAGATTTTCCCCGCATCGGTGCGCTTCTCGGGTGTTTCGATCTCGTACGCGGTGGGCGCGATCCTCGGTGGGGCGTTCGCCCCCATGATCGCGCAGATGCTCCTCGAAGCCACAGGGACGACTGCCGCCGTCTCTGGGTACCTCCTCGCCGCATCCCTCGTCGGAGGCGCGGCGACACTGTGCCTGCGTGATCGCTCGGGCATCCCGCTCGGCCCCGATCACGAAGCGGAGCAGGCGAGCGGAGCCACGATGTTCTCCTCACCGGCGGTCGCCCGTGAGCTCGTCGAAAAGCGATAGGGAATCACCCGTGTTGCGTAGTCCAGGCAAGGAGAACTCATGGTGAGTCAGACCACCAGAATTGCAGTCATCGGCGGCGGGATGGGCGGGCTCACCGCAGCAATCGCGCTGACGCGGATCGCCGGTGTGCAGGTCACGGTGTTCGAGCAGGCGAGCAAGCTCGGCGAGGTGGGCGCGGGCGTGACCGTTGCACCGAATGCCGCGCGCGTTCTCGACACGCTCGGCGTCCTCGAGAAGATCAAGGAGCTGGGAGCCGTCCCCGACGGGCACGGGGTGTACCTGGACGCGATGGGCAAGATGGTCACGGACGCGGCATGGGAAGATTCGGCAAAGCAGTATCAGAACATCGGAATGTACCGGCCGGACCTCATCAATGCACTGGCGGAAGGAGTCGATCCTGAGTCGATCCGTCTCGGCCACCGGCTGACGTCCGTTCAGGCACTGGAATCGGGTGTTCGCGTCGAGTTCGAAAACGGGGTGCACGAGGAGTTCGACGCCGTGGTGGGGGCAGACGGCATCCACTCGGTGGTGCGGAAGGCCGTGGATCAGCACCCTGAGCCCGTGTACTCCGGATACATCGTCTATCGCGGGGTCATTGACGCGTCGCGTCTTCCCGAAGACTGGCCAATGATTAGCCAGGTGTGGATGGGCGACAACCGGCACTTCATGTGTTACCCGCTGCAGCAACGGAACCTCTTCAACTTTGTCGCAGGCATTCCGAGCGACCGGCCCCTCAACGGACCCTGGTCTGGCCCGGCGGAGGTGAGCGAACTCGCCGCGGAGTTTGCGGGCGACGGCTGGGACCCGAAGCTCCAACACTTCATCGGTCTCATTGACAAGACCTTCTGGTGGGGCCTCTTCGACCACGAACCCCTCACCAACTGGTCACGAGGGCCGATCGCCTTGCTGGGCGACGCGGCGCACACGATGCTGCCGCACCAGGGGCAGGGAGTGAACCAGGCGATCGAAGACAGCATGGCGCTCGCCACATTCCTGGCGGCCGCCGAGAACGTGTCCGACATCCCCGAGGCCTTCCGGCGCTACACCGCAGTCCGCATGCAGCGCACCGCGATTCTGCAGAATGGGTCTCGCAGATCTGGCGCAATGTTCGACGCGCAATACGAGTTTGCGGACCTCGCGAAGCGCGACGCTGATATTCGCGTCGGTCGGGACTTCCGCCGAAGCGCGGTGTTTGACTACGACGCGCAGAAGGTCGCAGAACAGGCGCTCAACCGATTCAGGAGGATCTCGGTCGCATGACAACGGTCAGCATTATTGGGAGCGGCAAGATGGGCGCCGCGATTGCAGAAGTCGCGGACCGTGCGGGAGCGGGTGTGCAAATCCTCAAGCGCAGTGCGACGAGCCCCTCCGCGGCCCGCTCGGGGTTCGAGTACAGCGTGATGGGGGACAAGCTCGCCGGCGATCTCGTAGTCCTTGCTGTCCCCAGCGCGGCCTACCCGAGCATTCTCGAGCACTATCGGGAGCAGCTCAGTAGCCGAGTGGTCATCGACATCAGCAATCCCATCGACTTCTCTACGTACGACGAGTTGAAGTCTCCGGCAGATTCCTCCACTGCCGCCGAGCTCGCCCAGATGCTTCCCGAGGGTGCATCGGTGGTGAAGGCGTTCAACGTCAATCTCGGCGATACACTCACCTCGGGCACGAACGGCACGACACCCACGACAGTCTTGTTCGCCGGCGACTACGCCGACGCGAAGATCGCGGTCGCGACACTGATCGAGGCGGCAGGAATGCGCGCTGTCGACGTCGGCCCGTTGACTCGCGCGAGGGAGCTCGAGGCGATGGGGTTTCTCCAGATCATCATGGCGGCGCTCGGGAAGACGCGCTACGAGTCAGGATTCACGCTGCTGGCGTAAGGCCTCGGATGCGTCGTCGACGCATGATGAAACCGGTGTCGGGGCCGGGTCCGTTGCCTAGGTGCCCTGGCTGACCACTGAGCGGAGTGCGGGCTCGAGCTCGGGCCAGACGAACTGATAGCCGCTTGCCCGCAGCACCTCCGGCTCGACCCAGCGACTCTTGAGCACGAGCTCCGGCTCGGTGCGCAGCAACCACATCGCCGGCTCAAGCATCCACCGAAACGCGGGCAGCCCGATCCTGCGGTGCACCACCCGGCGCATGGTGGCCATGAGCTCGGCGTTGTTGGAGACGCCGGGAGAGGCCAGGTTGACGGGGCCCGAGATCTCTTCGTGCTCGATGAGGTGATCGATGGCGCCGACCACGTCGTCGATGTGGATCCAGCTGAAGCGCTGCTTTCCGCGGGATCGGCGAGAGTGCGCTGCCTCCGCGGTGGGGGCCGGGCCGATGCCGCGGTAGCGACGGTGACCGAACCACCAGCCGTCGTGCTGCGGCCCACCCAAGCCGAGTCGGGCGAGGCGCAGCAGCATGCTGGTAGCGGGGCCATCGCCGAGAACGATCGACATTCTGAGGGCGACGCGACGAGTGTGCGGGAGGGGCGCCGCGAAGAACTCGTGCTCCCAGTTCCGGGCCACATCCACGGAGAAACCGGCGCCCAGCTCACCACGATCCTCGTTCATCGGCCGGTCCATCGAGTACCGGTAGATCGTCGAAGTACTGGCGTTCAGCCAGATCGCGGGCGGGTGCTCCGCCTGCTCGATTGCTGCGCCGAGGGTGGCCGTCGTGCTGAGGCGGGAGCGTAGGATCTCGTCGCGATTGCGGCGCGTGTAGCGGCAGTTGACGCTCTTTCCAGCGAGGTTGATGACGACCGCGGCTCCGTCGATCAGCCGGGTGATGGCCCCCTGGTCGTTCCAGCTGGCGTCCGGTCCGTGGCGGCCGACGCACCGGACCTCGAACCCGCGCTCGCTGAACTCTTCGACCATACGCTGCCCGATGAAACCGGATGCGCCGGTGATGACGACTCGGGGAGGTGGGGTCATGCCTTCAATCTAACGGCCCGACTCTGGCGCAACGCGGGAGTCGGACGCTGCGAAAAGGATGGCATCGAGCAGCCCGGGAAAGCGCGCGTCGAGCTCTTCCCTGCGCAAAGAAAGCCGTCGGCCCCGGCCGTTCGCGTCATTGCGAATGACGCCCGATTCCCGCAGCACCTTCATGAGGTGTGACTTCGTGGATTTCGGCATGCCCGGGTCGCTGAGCGTGCACTCGGCCATGTCGAGGGGCCCGCTGGATAGTTGACGGGCGATCGCGAGGCGTTCGGGGTCGCTCAGCGCGAAGAGCACGTGGTGCAACTCGATCTCTGCGGGGGCAGGGTGCATGAGCACCGTCGGGCTGGTCATGGTTCGAGAATAGTTGAACCACCCGTCAAGTGTCACTACACTCTAAAACTTGAGCAGTTCGAAAAACTTCGAACTTTAGGGCGAGCGGAGAACAGCGGTGGCGGCAAGGGCAGGCCTCGAAGCACAGGGCCGGAGCACGCGGTGGGGGTTCACCCTCTCGATCGTGTCCATCACCGCGATGATGGCGGGCGCGAGCGCGCCGTCCCCGTTCTACCCCGTGCTCGCTGAAGCGATCGGCTTCGACGCCGTCGCCATCACGATGATCTTTGCGATCTACGCGCTCACGTTGCTGCTCACCCTCTTGATTGCGGGGTCGCTGTCCGATCACATTGGACGGCGCCCGGTCGCGAGTGTGGGGCTCGTGCTCCTCGCTGCCAGCGTCTTCATCTTCTGGCACGCGGATACGGTCCCTCTGTTGGTGATCGCGCGAGTCGTGCAGGGGGTCGCGAGCGGGTTGCTGCTCTCCGCCGTATCGGCGGCGATCACCGACTTCGAACCGCCGTCGCGCCCAGGATCCGCCGCCGTTTGGAACGCCGTGGCCCCAATGGTCGGGCTGGGGCTCGGTGCGCTCGCGGCCGGCGTTGTCCTCGACCTTTTCAGCCACGCCCTGGCCGTTATTTTCGCGCCACTCGTCGTGCTGTACCTGGTCCTCGCGGTCCTCTTCTGGTTCATCCCTGAGACGGCCCCGCGTAAACCCGGCGCGATCCGCTCATTACGGTTCAAACTGACGGTTCCTGAATCGATGCGTGGGGACTTCTTGCGCGGGGCACCCGCAATCTTCGCCGGCTGGGCCACGGGCGGATTGTTCCTCTCGCTCGGCGCCAACATCGTCCACACCGAGCTGGGCGGACAGGCCCACGCCTGGCAGGGACTCTCTGTCGGCGTGCTTGCCGGTTCAGGAGCGGTCGCCGCGTTCCTTCTGCGCCGACGGTCAGCACGCACGATCTCGATCTACGGCACGGCCGCGCTCGCGGTCGGGACGGCGCTGTCACTGCTCGCCCTCGCTGCAGGATCCCTGCCCGCCTACCTCCTCGCCGTAGCGGTGACCGGGTCTGGTTTCGGCACCGCCTTCTTTGGGGTGGTCAGTTCGCTTGCGCCACACATCCCCGCGACCGAACGCGCAGATGTGTTCGCGGTGATCTTTCTGGTTTCCTACCTGGCATTCGGAATCCCGACCGTGATCGCCGGCGCCCTCGTGCCGGTGTTCGGCTTGACCGCGGTGACCTACGGGTATGGGGCGGTGGTGATCGTGCTCGCGGGTCTTGCGAGCCTGCTCAGGGTGCGACGACAGTAACGTCGGCTACCCCTGGCTCACGAGGGCGCGCCGCAGCTCATCGGACTCCGCGTCGGAGAGCCCTCCAGAGCCGAGGTACCCGCGGGCGTCCCCATGTTCGGTCGTGACCCAATCGAGGGCAGTCTCAATCGCCTCCGCGGGTGATTTCGTCGCGAGCGTCTCGAGGCGTGGGGTCAATGGCATCCCCATGCTGGTGATGAGGCCCTTCAGCTGCTGCGCGAATGGCCCTGCCAGGTTCGCCTCAGTCTTGGTGTAGTCGGTCACGATCCTGTCGCGCGCGACGCCGGCGACGGAGAGCAGGAGCGCCGCAGCGAGGCCCGTGCGATCCTTCCCCGCGGTGCAGTGGAACAGGACCCCCGGCCGCTCGGTCGGCGCCGCCGCGATGACTGCCCGCGCGAGCGCCACAAACTGCGCGGCGCTGTTCTCGAGGATCGAGGTGTACAGCTCGGGGAGCGTCGGTACTTGCTCCACCGCTGCCGCGAGCTGCTCGGGTGTCGGGCTCGCCGTTGCCCCGCTCGCGGGCAACAGGCGCTGCACCATCTCGTCCATTGCACCGCCCAGGACAGGAAGTGGGACGAACTCCACGCTGCCGTCCTCGGGCAACACGTCGGCGGCGCGTGCCCGCTCAGCGTCGGTACGCAGATCGATCACGGTGCCGATGCCGAGGTCAGCAAGGGCTTGGATCCCTGCCGGGGTGAGCGAGGCGAGCGCATCGGAGCGGAAGAGTACCGGCGCCACTCGGCCGCCGCCCTCAGTGGGGAGATTCGCGAGTCCACGCGAGTTGAAGGTGATCTGGATGACCGAGCTGAGCTCCATTGCTGCCTGCTTTCTGTCGCGGACGGTCAGTGTATCCACCGCGGGTGCGGGTTTGGCGGGTTGTGGGATGCGGGGCCCGGTTGATACGGGAGTGGTGATCCTGCCCTGTTTGGACCCGGTACGCGCCTCGCCGCGAAATCTTGCCATGATGGACGCAGGCGACCGGAAGGAGGTCCCGTGAGCAATTCAACGCCCCCGTCCGGTCAGGCGCGCACGGGCGAGCCCGGCCAGCGACGCAGGTTCACGCCGAGCCTGGCGCAGCAGTGCTGGGGTTTCATGATCGGTTCGGCGCTCTTCGCCGTTGGCACCGCCCCGGGGTTTCACGCGGTGGCCGGAACCCTGGCCACCAACTGGCTGTGCTTCATCGGCGCCTGGTTCTTCACGGCGGCCGGGCTGATCCAGCTCGCGCGGAGCACGCCCGCAACGGCACGGATCCCTGATTCTTCCGCGAGGCGCGTGCGCCCTGAATGGATGGCCGCGCTCACGCAGTCGCTGGGCACTATTGCGTTCAACGTGAGCACGACCGTGGCCCTCGTCGCGCACAACCTCCCCGCCGAGCTGCACTACGTTTGGTCGCCCGACGCGGGCGGCTCGGCCGCCTTCCTGCTGAGCGGGGTGCTGCTCGTGATCGCGGACTCCCGCGGCCGAGAACGCCGCTTCGACTTCCGCGATGCCGACTGGTGGTCGGCGCAGATCAACCTGCTGGGGTGCATCGCCTTCGGGTTCTCCGCCATCGGCGCGTTCCTGCTGCCCGGCGGGCAGGATCTCGACCCGACGCTCGCTGGCGCCGGCACGTTCATCGGCGCACTCTGCTTCCTCATCGCGTCGGCGGTCGTGCTGCCGCGACGCGCGGAACGGCGGTAGCTCGGGCACGCGACGGCCCGAGTGGTTTGATTCGCTCACTTGCCGGAGCGTTCTGAGTTCCCGGCGCCGGAAACCCGAGTTTTTCGCTCCGGGAACTACGAACGCGCAGGGAACTGGGGGAGGCTCGGGCGCGCGAGCGCTGGGCAGCGCGGGAGGATCCTGCTGGAGGGGTAGCGCGGGAGGCGCTAGCCGGCGACGAGCAGCCAGATACCCGCGATAGCCGAGGCCAGCCCAATGACGAGCGCGATACCGATCAGCCACGCGTGCACGGTGAAGAACTTCGTGGGCTTGCCGTGAGCGTCGAACGCGCGCTCGTCCGCCTTGATGCGCTTGAAGAACTGCGGCCACACAAGCGCGTTGTACGCGGCGTTGACGAGCAGGAGGACGGCGGCGAGAACGGTCATGGCTTCAGCCTATCCAGCGCGACAAAGAAGCCGATCTGCCACTGCTGCGTGCGCCTCGCTTGTGGGTTCGCGGCCGCGGCCCAGGGCGGGTAGACGCGGAAGCCGCGCTTGCCGCCGATCCCGCCCGCGGAGGCGATGCCGTGCTCGATCAGCGCACTCGCGGGGAAGACGAAGGCGCCGAAATTCGGGCCGTCTCGAACGGCGACAACCAGCGTTTCCACCGCGTCCTCGGCGGGGAAGGGCTCGGTGGAGCCATCGGCGGCCCGGCGCCACACCGTCACGAAGTGCCCGACCTTGGTGGGAGTGACCTTGCCCACGCGAAAGCGCACCGCGGACTCGGGCGTGCGCGCGATCGCGCCGCCGTGCGCCCGGTTGTCGGGCTCTGGCGAGAGGCGCGAGGGATCATGCCCGAGCGCGGCGCAGGCGCTGGCCACATCGGGATGCACGCCCGCGTCCGCGCCAGCTACCACTGGCTCGGCTTGTAGTCCTTCAGGAAGCAGCCGTACAGGTCTTCGCCGGCCTCGCCGCGGACGATCGGGTCGTACACGCGGGCCGCGCCGTCGACCAGGTCGAGCGGGGCGTGGAAGCCCTCCTCGGCCAGGCGCACCTTGGTGAAGTGCGGGCGCTCGTCCGTGATCCAGCCGGTGTCGACCGCGGTCATCAGGATCCCGTCGGTCTCGAACATCTCGCCCGCGCTCGTGCGCGTGAGCATATTCAGCGCCGCCTTCGCCATGTTGGTGTGGGGGTGCCCCGGGCCCTTATAGCGCCGTGCGAACTGCCCTTCCATCGCAGAGACGTTGACGATGTAGGTTCGATCAGCCTCGGCCGCGACCATCGAAGCGCGCAGGCGGCTGATGAGCAGGAACGGCGCGGTGGTGTTGCAGAGCTGCACCTCGAGCATCTCGAGCGGGTCCACATCCTGTACGTTCTGCACCCAGCTGTTGACGTGGTTCACGTCGGGCACGAGCCCGCCCGCGTCGATCGCGGTACCGTCGGCGTGCTTCGCGAGCGACGACGAACCCGGGGTCATCGCGATCTGCGAGAGGTCGTCGGCCGTGAGATTCGGGCCGTAGCCCTCGGCCACGGTGCCGGCGAGCGCGGCGACGGAGAGCAGCGGGTGCTGCTCGACCGAGGCCTGGAGG
This genomic stretch from Leucobacter sp. CX169 harbors:
- a CDS encoding LysR substrate-binding domain-containing protein; this translates as MFPREEVAVSDVSLRQLELFAALPNFTTLSAAAAHLHISESALSQAVTAIERAVGEQLCVRRKARGLTLTPTGQQFAAQARQIVTDTRELLLGMGQGDELRGPVKLGCYSTFATSVVPELLEGFPQRHPGVQLEVMVGTNEELLSALEAGHLDVALLLDVSLPVGYRRRKIYATELEVHLHPEHPLASADTVDLSDLADEPFIQFYATPGTVNVIDAFAARGLEPKIAVSVSEIGLVEALVGRGLGYGLLMSRPNRLSTGPEGRPFVIRPLDPPVTITHMVGIWPEDMNLTPRASALLDFAVEKLGGFGRAGASVTPDLPFDRANAASSS
- a CDS encoding MFS transporter, whose product is MTASLSPGKPNSQRRIAFATIIGTTIEWYDFFIYAMSASLVFAQLFFQPAGEEIGLLLSFATVGISFLFRPLGAFLAGHFGDIIGRRAMLVLTLVLMGVATTLIGLLPTYSQIGVTAPILLLFLRILQGLSAGGEWGGAVLMAVEHAPANRRGRAGSWPQLGVPLGFLLASGMTALMTGVISPGEAYLEWGWRVPFLLSVVLIVVGFVVRRSVDESPVFAEIAKRGKQASVPIVSLFKSHWHLVLLAALVFAGNGTLGYMTTGGFLNNYAINVQGLNTPVVLLAASAAAVVWFFSTLLAGYLSDVIGRRNTFLVGFALQAAIVFPIFWLVDNGGLPGLYTALILISSALGLTYGPLAAWYSEIFPASVRFSGVSISYAVGAILGGAFAPMIAQMLLEATGTTAAVSGYLLAASLVGGAATLCLRDRSGIPLGPDHEAEQASGATMFSSPAVARELVEKR
- a CDS encoding FAD-dependent monooxygenase, which gives rise to MVSQTTRIAVIGGGMGGLTAAIALTRIAGVQVTVFEQASKLGEVGAGVTVAPNAARVLDTLGVLEKIKELGAVPDGHGVYLDAMGKMVTDAAWEDSAKQYQNIGMYRPDLINALAEGVDPESIRLGHRLTSVQALESGVRVEFENGVHEEFDAVVGADGIHSVVRKAVDQHPEPVYSGYIVYRGVIDASRLPEDWPMISQVWMGDNRHFMCYPLQQRNLFNFVAGIPSDRPLNGPWSGPAEVSELAAEFAGDGWDPKLQHFIGLIDKTFWWGLFDHEPLTNWSRGPIALLGDAAHTMLPHQGQGVNQAIEDSMALATFLAAAENVSDIPEAFRRYTAVRMQRTAILQNGSRRSGAMFDAQYEFADLAKRDADIRVGRDFRRSAVFDYDAQKVAEQALNRFRRISVA
- a CDS encoding NADPH-dependent F420 reductase; translated protein: MTTVSIIGSGKMGAAIAEVADRAGAGVQILKRSATSPSAARSGFEYSVMGDKLAGDLVVLAVPSAAYPSILEHYREQLSSRVVIDISNPIDFSTYDELKSPADSSTAAELAQMLPEGASVVKAFNVNLGDTLTSGTNGTTPTTVLFAGDYADAKIAVATLIEAAGMRAVDVGPLTRARELEAMGFLQIIMAALGKTRYESGFTLLA
- a CDS encoding epimerase; the protein is MTPPPRVVITGASGFIGQRMVEEFSERGFEVRCVGRHGPDASWNDQGAITRLIDGAAVVINLAGKSVNCRYTRRNRDEILRSRLSTTATLGAAIEQAEHPPAIWLNASTSTIYRYSMDRPMNEDRGELGAGFSVDVARNWEHEFFAAPLPHTRRVALRMSIVLGDGPATSMLLRLARLGLGGPQHDGWWFGHRRYRGIGPAPTAEAAHSRRSRGKQRFSWIHIDDVVGAIDHLIEHEEISGPVNLASPGVSNNAELMATMRRVVHRRIGLPAFRWMLEPAMWLLRTEPELVLKSRWVEPEVLRASGYQFVWPELEPALRSVVSQGT
- a CDS encoding helix-turn-helix transcriptional regulator gives rise to the protein MTSPTVLMHPAPAEIELHHVLFALSDPERLAIARQLSSGPLDMAECTLSDPGMPKSTKSHLMKVLRESGVIRNDANGRGRRLSLRREELDARFPGLLDAILFAASDSRVAPESGR
- a CDS encoding MFS transporter produces the protein MSITAMMAGASAPSPFYPVLAEAIGFDAVAITMIFAIYALTLLLTLLIAGSLSDHIGRRPVASVGLVLLAASVFIFWHADTVPLLVIARVVQGVASGLLLSAVSAAITDFEPPSRPGSAAVWNAVAPMVGLGLGALAAGVVLDLFSHALAVIFAPLVVLYLVLAVLFWFIPETAPRKPGAIRSLRFKLTVPESMRGDFLRGAPAIFAGWATGGLFLSLGANIVHTELGGQAHAWQGLSVGVLAGSGAVAAFLLRRRSARTISIYGTAALAVGTALSLLALAAGSLPAYLLAVAVTGSGFGTAFFGVVSSLAPHIPATERADVFAVIFLVSYLAFGIPTVIAGALVPVFGLTAVTYGYGAVVIVLAGLASLLRVRRQ
- a CDS encoding tyrosine-protein phosphatase — translated: MELSSVIQITFNSRGLANLPTEGGGRVAPVLFRSDALASLTPAGIQALADLGIGTVIDLRTDAERARAADVLPEDGSVEFVPLPVLGGAMDEMVQRLLPASGATASPTPEQLAAAVEQVPTLPELYTSILENSAAQFVALARAVIAAAPTERPGVLFHCTAGKDRTGLAAALLLSVAGVARDRIVTDYTKTEANLAGPFAQQLKGLITSMGMPLTPRLETLATKSPAEAIETALDWVTTEHGDARGYLGSGGLSDAESDELRRALVSQG
- a CDS encoding SCO4848 family membrane protein, coding for MTVLAAVLLLVNAAYNALVWPQFFKRIKADERAFDAHGKPTKFFTVHAWLIGIALVIGLASAIAGIWLLVAG
- a CDS encoding MepB family protein; amino-acid sequence: MHPDVASACAALGHDPSRLSPEPDNRAHGGAIARTPESAVRFRVGKVTPTKVGHFVTVWRRAADGSTEPFPAEDAVETLVVAVRDGPNFGAFVFPASALIEHGIASAGGIGGKRGFRVYPPWAAAANPQARRTQQWQIGFFVALDRLKP